One Salmo trutta chromosome 24, fSalTru1.1, whole genome shotgun sequence genomic region harbors:
- the LOC115160775 gene encoding ATP synthase F(0) complex subunit C3, mitochondrial — translation MYACAKFVSTPALVRAGSRALYRPLSASMLSRPEVNTERNVALMPQSPFTQVALRGFQTSAVSRDIDTAAKFIGAGAATVGVAGSGAGIGTVFGSLIIGYARNPSLKQQLFSYAILGFALSEAMGLFCLMVAFLILFAM, via the exons ATGTACGCCTGTGCAAAGTTCGTCTCCACGCCGGCTCTG GTCCGTGCTGGCTCCCGAGCTCTTTACAGACCCCTGTCTGCCTCTATGCTGTCCAGGCCTGAGGTCAATACAGAG AGAAACGTAGCCCTCATGCCACAGAGCCCCTTCACCCAGGTAGCTCTCAGAGGCTTCCAGACCAGTGCTGTGAGCAGGGACATTGATACCGCTGCCAAATTCATTGGTGCTGGAGCCGCCACAGTCGGAGTGGCTGGATCTGGTGCTGGAATTGGAACAGTGTTCGGCAGTCTCATCATTGGATATGCCAG GAACCCATCATTGAAGCAGCAGCTCTTCTCCTACGCTATCCTGGGATTCGCCCTGTCTGAAGCCATGGGCCTATTCTGTTTGATGGTTGCTTTCTTAATCTTGTTTGCTATGTAA